The following are encoded in a window of Paraburkholderia hospita genomic DNA:
- a CDS encoding amino acid ABC transporter substrate-binding protein yields the protein MKTWMLVAMACCVTTQIAAAEESTLAKIKASQSITLGVRDSSIPLSYTGGDGQPIGFQMDICKQIVSAIRTQLGLPKLDVKYQTVNSQNRVVLVQNGTVDLECGSTTNNQARARDVAFSVTTYIEEDRMAVRADSGIRNLRDLSGKTVVATTGTTAIQHLRQHERAAGLNWTDLYGKDHADSFLMLESGRADAWVLDQGVLRATIAISRNPAAYTVTGEPFNTEPIAIMFRKDDPDFKKVVDGTIRKMDASGEMKTLWSKWFVQPIPPRGIRMNMEPPEALVKLWAQPNDLPMESYAAR from the coding sequence ATGAAAACATGGATGCTTGTCGCAATGGCCTGCTGCGTAACGACCCAGATCGCCGCAGCGGAAGAATCCACGCTCGCGAAAATCAAGGCGTCGCAGTCGATCACGCTTGGTGTGCGGGACAGTTCGATTCCGCTGTCGTACACGGGCGGCGACGGCCAGCCCATCGGCTTTCAGATGGACATCTGCAAACAGATTGTCTCCGCCATTCGAACGCAACTGGGCTTGCCTAAGCTCGATGTGAAGTATCAGACCGTCAATTCGCAGAATCGTGTCGTGCTCGTGCAGAACGGTACGGTGGATCTCGAATGCGGTTCGACGACGAACAACCAGGCGCGTGCGCGGGACGTCGCGTTCTCGGTCACGACCTATATCGAAGAAGATCGCATGGCCGTAAGGGCGGATTCAGGCATTCGCAACCTGCGCGACCTCTCCGGCAAAACGGTGGTGGCGACGACGGGAACGACTGCGATCCAGCACCTGCGTCAGCATGAACGCGCGGCGGGCCTGAACTGGACGGACCTCTACGGCAAGGATCACGCCGATAGCTTCCTGATGCTTGAATCGGGCCGTGCCGATGCGTGGGTGCTCGATCAGGGCGTGCTGCGCGCGACCATCGCGATCTCGCGTAACCCGGCCGCTTATACGGTCACGGGCGAGCCGTTCAACACGGAACCGATTGCCATCATGTTCCGCAAGGACGATCCCGACTTCAAGAAGGTCGTTGACGGCACGATCCGAAAGATGGACGCCAGCGGCGAGATGAAAACGCTGTGGAGCAAATGGTTTGTTCAGCCGATTCCCCCACGCGGAATCCGGATGAACATGGAGCCACCCGAAGCGCTGGTCAAGCTGTGGGCGCAGCCAAACGATCTGCCGATGGAAAGCTACGCGGCGCGGTAA
- a CDS encoding amino acid ABC transporter permease, translating to MALDWSVFCKETTTGDLIADCFGSRGDQTYLNWILSAWSWTLTVSLGALLVALIVGVAVGTLRTLPDRPWLASLGAAWVELFRDIPLLVQIFLWYFVIPDAFPLLKKCSPALLVIVAIGLFTSARIAEQVRAGIRSLSRGQRHAALALGLTTAQTYRHVLLPMALRIIIPPLTSEAMNVVKNSSVAFAVSITELTFFARQAGEETAAPIQMYLAATVLYGLTAFGVNRLMHVIERRARIPGFGSAGAAAVH from the coding sequence ATGGCGCTGGACTGGAGCGTGTTCTGCAAGGAAACGACGACGGGCGATTTGATCGCAGACTGCTTCGGCAGCCGTGGCGACCAGACCTATCTGAACTGGATTCTTTCGGCATGGAGCTGGACGTTGACGGTCTCGCTCGGCGCGCTGCTGGTCGCGTTGATCGTCGGCGTGGCTGTGGGAACGTTGCGCACGTTGCCGGACAGACCGTGGCTTGCGTCACTTGGCGCGGCATGGGTTGAGCTTTTCCGCGACATTCCGTTGCTCGTTCAGATCTTTCTCTGGTACTTCGTCATTCCCGATGCCTTTCCGTTGCTCAAGAAGTGCTCGCCCGCGTTGCTCGTCATCGTTGCGATCGGCTTGTTCACGTCGGCGCGCATCGCGGAGCAGGTGCGCGCTGGCATCCGCTCGCTCTCGCGCGGTCAGCGTCATGCGGCGCTCGCGCTTGGGCTGACCACAGCGCAAACCTATCGCCATGTGCTGTTACCGATGGCCTTGCGCATCATCATTCCGCCGCTCACGTCGGAGGCGATGAACGTCGTGAAGAATTCGTCTGTCGCCTTTGCCGTCTCTATCACCGAGTTGACGTTCTTCGCCCGACAGGCGGGAGAGGAAACCGCCGCACCCATTCAGATGTATCTCGCGGCCACTGTATTGTATGGATTGACGGCCTTCGGCGTGAACCGCCTGATGCATGTCATCGAGCGCAGGGCGCGGATTCCTGGGTTCGGGTCGGCTGGCGCCGCCGCCGTTCATTGA
- a CDS encoding amino acid ABC transporter permease codes for MPGTLDLDFFRWDVVAPFVAKGLGYSVWLTIVATLGGICFGTVLALVRLLGKPTLERPVAIYVNIMRSVPLVMVLLWFFLIIPFVTGRPVGAEMSAVVTFVAFEAAYFSEIVRAGIQAIARGQFNAGFALGMTYGQNMRFVVLPQAFRNMLPVFLTQVVILFQDTSLVYAIGAYDLLKGFETAGKNVGRPVEAYLLAAVVYFLVCMALSTAVRLVQKRVQIIR; via the coding sequence ATGCCAGGCACTCTCGACCTCGATTTCTTCCGCTGGGATGTCGTCGCGCCATTCGTCGCGAAAGGTCTGGGCTACAGCGTGTGGCTGACCATCGTCGCGACGCTCGGCGGAATCTGCTTCGGTACGGTGCTGGCACTTGTGCGGTTGCTCGGCAAACCGACTCTCGAACGGCCGGTCGCCATTTACGTCAACATCATGCGCTCCGTTCCGCTGGTCATGGTGCTGCTGTGGTTCTTCCTCATCATTCCGTTCGTGACGGGCAGACCCGTCGGCGCGGAAATGTCGGCGGTCGTGACGTTCGTCGCCTTCGAAGCGGCGTACTTCTCTGAGATCGTCCGCGCGGGGATTCAGGCTATTGCACGAGGGCAGTTCAATGCGGGCTTTGCGCTCGGGATGACGTACGGGCAAAACATGCGATTCGTCGTGCTGCCGCAGGCGTTCCGCAACATGCTGCCGGTGTTTCTGACGCAAGTCGTCATCTTGTTTCAGGACACCTCGCTCGTCTATGCCATCGGCGCGTACGACCTGCTAAAGGGATTTGAAACAGCGGGAAAGAATGTCGGCCGGCCGGTGGAAGCTTACCTGCTTGCCGCAGTCGTGTACTTCCTCGTCTGCATGGCGTTGTCCACGGCTGTGCGACTCGTGCAGAAGCGAGTTCAGATTATTCGTTGA
- a CDS encoding amino acid ABC transporter ATP-binding protein yields MIEMRDVSKWYGTVQVLDRCSLSIAKGEVVVVCGPSGSGKSTLIKTINALEAIQKGAIHIDGTHVNSPRTNLPKLRSRVGMVFQHFELFPHLSVTDNLTLAQTKVLGRSFDEARTRGLKMLARVGLLAHKDKYPGTLSGGQQQRVAIARALSMDPVVMLFDEPTSALDPEMVGEVLDVMTALADDGMTMMCVTHEMGFASRVGSRIVFMDVGGRILEDCTRDEFFGNPTARQPRTKDFLSKIIQH; encoded by the coding sequence ATGATCGAAATGCGCGATGTCTCGAAGTGGTACGGCACGGTCCAGGTGCTGGACAGATGCTCCTTGTCGATCGCGAAGGGCGAAGTTGTTGTCGTATGCGGGCCTTCGGGGTCAGGCAAATCGACGCTGATCAAGACCATCAATGCGCTCGAAGCAATCCAGAAAGGTGCTATCCATATCGATGGCACGCACGTCAATTCGCCACGCACGAACCTGCCGAAGCTGCGTAGCCGTGTCGGTATGGTCTTTCAGCATTTCGAGCTGTTCCCGCATCTGAGCGTCACTGACAACCTCACGCTCGCGCAGACGAAGGTGCTCGGACGCAGCTTCGACGAGGCACGAACACGTGGCCTCAAAATGCTCGCTCGCGTCGGCCTCCTGGCGCACAAGGACAAATATCCGGGCACGTTGTCGGGCGGGCAGCAACAGCGCGTTGCGATTGCGCGTGCGTTATCGATGGATCCCGTTGTCATGTTGTTCGACGAACCTACATCTGCGCTCGATCCGGAAATGGTCGGCGAGGTGCTCGACGTGATGACCGCGCTCGCAGACGACGGCATGACCATGATGTGTGTGACGCATGAGATGGGATTTGCTTCACGCGTCGGTAGTCGCATCGTCTTCATGGATGTCGGCGGGCGCATTCTCGAGGACTGCACGCGCGACGAGTTCTTCGGCAATCCGACGGCCCGGCAGCCGCGCACAAAGGATTTTCTGAGCAAGATCATTCAGCATTAG
- a CDS encoding sigma-54-dependent Fis family transcriptional regulator gives MPYVPQTRHIERVRSAIEARTSRAGDGASPRLVSSYRRSLEQYHLDPGATVGPRILTTPELRDVRQREEPVLRASGQCLSQLHEMVREADYCVMLTDAAGVTIDYRVDPDRRNAFKRAGLYPGSCWSEREEGTCGIATVLLDREPITVHKFDHFRAAFTTLTCSASPIFGLSGELIGVLDASAVRSPDERESQRLVNHIVRQSAVLIENSYFLHATTHRWVMLAHRNRHYVESQPEILIAFDERGRAVAANRRAKECVPGLERLPCDASELFNTRALRLLDARMGSDFISLRLARSGEPLFARVRPPVLHTLHRHNTPAAAASAPKAPVCEANTTERRRIVNALTTAKWRPVEAAKLLGMSRATLYRRIAKHSIVPPHRR, from the coding sequence ATGCCCTATGTTCCGCAGACCCGACATATCGAACGCGTGCGCAGTGCGATCGAGGCGCGTACTTCCCGCGCGGGCGACGGTGCGTCGCCCCGACTCGTGTCATCGTACCGGCGTTCGCTTGAACAATATCACCTCGATCCGGGTGCCACGGTCGGGCCCCGTATCCTCACGACGCCGGAGCTTCGCGATGTTCGCCAACGCGAGGAACCGGTGCTGCGCGCATCGGGGCAGTGCCTGTCGCAGCTGCACGAGATGGTGCGAGAAGCTGACTATTGCGTGATGCTTACCGACGCGGCTGGAGTGACGATCGACTATCGCGTCGACCCTGACCGGCGCAACGCGTTCAAGCGCGCGGGGCTGTACCCGGGTTCGTGTTGGTCGGAGCGCGAGGAAGGCACCTGCGGCATCGCGACCGTGCTGCTCGACCGCGAGCCGATCACGGTGCACAAGTTCGACCATTTTCGCGCCGCGTTCACTACGCTGACGTGCAGCGCTTCACCCATCTTCGGCCTTTCCGGCGAGCTGATCGGCGTGCTGGACGCATCGGCCGTACGGTCGCCGGACGAACGCGAAAGCCAGCGCCTCGTCAACCATATCGTGCGGCAAAGCGCGGTGCTGATCGAAAACAGCTATTTTCTCCATGCCACGACGCACCGCTGGGTGATGCTCGCACACCGCAACCGCCACTACGTGGAATCGCAGCCCGAGATCCTCATTGCCTTCGACGAGCGCGGCCGGGCTGTTGCCGCGAACCGCCGGGCAAAGGAGTGCGTGCCGGGACTCGAGCGCTTGCCGTGCGATGCGTCGGAACTCTTCAATACCCGCGCCTTACGGCTTCTCGATGCCCGCATGGGGAGCGACTTTATATCGCTGCGGCTCGCGCGCAGCGGCGAGCCGCTTTTCGCGCGGGTGCGCCCGCCGGTGCTCCATACGCTGCACCGGCACAACACACCGGCCGCCGCCGCTAGTGCACCCAAAGCACCCGTTTGCGAAGCCAATACGACCGAACGGCGACGTATCGTCAACGCCCTCACGACGGCCAAATGGCGCCCGGTCGAAGCGGCGAAGCTGCTCGGCATGTCGCGGGCGACGCTCTACCGGCGCATCGCAAAGCACAGCATCGTGCCTCCACATCGGCGCTGA
- a CDS encoding NAD(P)/FAD-dependent oxidoreductase codes for MAETNPISVAAGVLERLNTALANRDIPAVVELFQPDCYWRDLVSFTWNIKTMEGREQVAAMLEAQLDTADPSNFRVATGEPETEADGLAQAWITFETGVARGNGFIRLKNGRIWTLLTVMSELKGHEEPKNFKRPMGAEHGARAGRTSWKEHREHESETLGVTKQPYCLIVGGGQGGIALGARLRQLNVPTIIIDKNDKPGDAWRKRYKTLCLHDPVWYDHMPYLPFPDNWPVFTPKDKVGDWLEMYTKVMELNYWSSTTCKSARYDEAAKEWVVEVERGGETLTLRPKQLVLATGMSGKPNIPEFKGRDVFEGEQHHSSQHPGPDAYRGKKVVVIGANNSSHDICGALWEAGVDVTMVQRSSTHIVKSESLMEHALGDLYSERAVASGMTTWKADMTFASLPYKILHEFQIPVYERIRERDAEFYARLERAGFMLDFGDDGSGLFMKYLRRGSGYYIDVGASDLVADGKIKLKSGVDVVELKAHSVLLSDGTELPADLVVYATGYGSMNGWAADLISREVADKVGKVWGLGSATTKDPGPWEGEQRNMWKPTQQQALWFHGGNLHQSRHYSQYLSLQLKARMEGILTPVFGLQEVHHLS; via the coding sequence GTGGCCGAAACCAATCCGATCTCCGTTGCAGCAGGCGTGCTCGAGCGCCTGAACACTGCGCTCGCGAACCGGGACATTCCCGCCGTAGTCGAGCTGTTCCAGCCGGACTGCTACTGGCGCGACCTCGTGAGTTTCACCTGGAACATCAAGACCATGGAAGGACGCGAACAGGTCGCCGCGATGCTGGAGGCGCAACTGGATACGGCCGATCCCTCGAATTTCCGCGTCGCAACCGGTGAGCCCGAAACCGAAGCGGATGGACTCGCGCAGGCGTGGATCACGTTCGAGACTGGCGTCGCGCGCGGCAATGGTTTCATCCGCCTGAAGAACGGCCGGATCTGGACGCTGCTCACGGTGATGAGCGAACTGAAGGGCCACGAAGAGCCGAAGAATTTCAAGCGGCCGATGGGCGCGGAGCACGGCGCGCGCGCAGGTCGAACGAGCTGGAAGGAACATCGCGAGCATGAGAGCGAAACGCTGGGGGTGACGAAGCAGCCGTATTGTCTGATCGTCGGTGGCGGACAGGGCGGCATCGCGCTGGGTGCGCGACTGCGGCAACTGAACGTGCCGACCATCATCATCGACAAGAACGACAAGCCGGGCGATGCATGGCGCAAGCGCTACAAGACCCTGTGCCTGCACGATCCCGTCTGGTACGACCACATGCCTTATCTGCCGTTTCCCGACAACTGGCCGGTTTTCACCCCGAAGGACAAAGTGGGCGACTGGCTCGAGATGTACACGAAGGTGATGGAGCTGAACTACTGGAGCTCGACCACCTGCAAATCGGCGCGCTACGACGAAGCCGCGAAAGAATGGGTGGTGGAAGTCGAGCGTGGCGGCGAGACGCTGACGCTGCGCCCCAAACAACTCGTGCTCGCGACGGGCATGTCGGGCAAACCGAATATTCCCGAGTTCAAAGGCCGCGACGTGTTCGAGGGTGAGCAGCACCATTCGTCGCAACATCCCGGACCAGACGCGTATCGCGGCAAGAAAGTGGTCGTGATCGGCGCGAACAATTCGTCGCACGACATCTGTGGCGCGTTATGGGAAGCGGGCGTCGACGTCACCATGGTGCAGCGCTCGTCGACGCATATCGTGAAGTCGGAATCGCTGATGGAGCATGCGCTCGGCGATCTTTATTCCGAGCGCGCGGTCGCCTCGGGTATGACGACATGGAAAGCCGACATGACCTTCGCATCGTTGCCGTACAAGATCCTTCACGAGTTCCAGATTCCTGTCTACGAGAGGATCCGCGAACGCGACGCCGAGTTTTATGCGCGGCTCGAACGCGCGGGCTTCATGCTCGATTTCGGCGACGACGGCTCGGGTCTCTTCATGAAGTATCTGCGGCGCGGCTCGGGCTATTACATCGACGTCGGCGCGTCCGACCTCGTCGCCGATGGCAAGATCAAGTTGAAAAGTGGCGTCGACGTGGTGGAGCTGAAAGCGCATTCGGTGCTGCTGTCGGACGGCACCGAGTTGCCGGCGGACCTCGTTGTCTATGCGACGGGTTATGGATCGATGAACGGCTGGGCCGCCGATCTGATCTCTCGCGAAGTCGCCGACAAGGTGGGCAAAGTGTGGGGCCTCGGCTCCGCTACGACGAAAGATCCGGGACCGTGGGAAGGCGAGCAGCGCAACATGTGGAAGCCGACGCAACAGCAGGCGCTGTGGTTCCACGGCGGCAATCTGCATCAGTCGCGCCACTACTCGCAGTATCTGTCGCTGCAACTGAAGGCGCGTATGGAAGGCATTCTGACGCCCGTATTCGGACTGCAGGAAGTTCATCACCTGTCGTAA
- a CDS encoding acetoin reductase, whose translation MTIHTKVALVTGAGQGIGRGIALRLARDGADLALVDINVEKLQVVAAEIRDLGRRVTIYVADVSKRDEIYAAVEHAAGELGTLDIMVNNAGIAQVQALLDVTPAEVERILKVNIEGVLWGIQAAAKKFKALKKKGKIINAASIAGHDAFALLGVYCATKFAVRALTQAAAKELASDGITVNAYCPGVVGTDMWVEIDKRMAEITGVPVGETYKKYVDGIALGRAETPDDVAGLVSYLAGPDSDYMTGQAPMIDGGLVYR comes from the coding sequence ATGACCATTCATACGAAGGTGGCGCTCGTCACGGGCGCCGGGCAAGGTATCGGCCGCGGCATTGCGTTGCGGCTTGCGAGGGACGGTGCCGATCTTGCGTTGGTTGACATCAATGTAGAGAAATTGCAGGTGGTTGCCGCCGAGATTCGCGATCTCGGCCGACGGGTGACCATCTACGTGGCTGATGTGTCGAAGCGGGACGAAATCTACGCTGCTGTCGAACATGCCGCAGGTGAACTAGGCACCCTTGACATCATGGTGAACAACGCCGGGATCGCTCAAGTGCAAGCGCTTCTCGATGTCACGCCGGCTGAGGTAGAGCGGATTCTGAAGGTTAACATCGAGGGCGTTCTATGGGGCATTCAGGCTGCCGCGAAGAAATTCAAGGCGCTTAAAAAGAAGGGGAAAATCATCAATGCGGCTTCGATTGCGGGTCATGATGCATTCGCACTGCTTGGCGTCTATTGCGCAACGAAGTTCGCGGTTCGGGCGTTGACGCAAGCGGCGGCCAAGGAACTGGCGAGTGACGGGATCACGGTCAATGCCTATTGTCCAGGTGTAGTCGGGACGGACATGTGGGTTGAGATAGACAAACGCATGGCTGAAATAACAGGTGTGCCCGTCGGCGAAACATACAAAAAATATGTGGATGGGATAGCACTAGGTCGCGCCGAAACGCCAGACGACGTTGCTGGATTGGTTTCCTACCTGGCCGGACCTGATTCTGACTATATGACCGGACAGGCACCGATGATCGACGGAGGACTGGTTTACCGATAG
- a CDS encoding 2,3-butanediol dehydrogenase gives MKAAVYYGNRQITIDDVPEPSPSKGEVKIKVSRNGICGTDIHEYYDGPVLIPKTEPHPLTGRTLPVVIGHEFSGTVVEVGPDVNGIEEGDNVAIEPVIRCGMCRPCRSGFYNVCRCVGFQGLSSDGGMAEYAVVPSHMVHKLPGNVPVEMGALVEPMAVAYHAATLGEVTNQSRTLIFGAGPIGIGLWFALRGMGVTEIDVVEPSAIRRKAIEGLGARTIDPTSIDVPAFIADRTNGEGVDAAYDAAGVPAAISSALKSLGEHRTLVSVAIYDKPMLTPLLETVMRERRIQGTLCYTGKDYKSVIDLMERGHYRTTGWVETVPLENVLSEGFEELRAGRKMKVLVDPAQ, from the coding sequence ATGAAAGCTGCTGTCTACTATGGTAATCGCCAAATCACAATTGACGATGTTCCAGAGCCGTCGCCATCGAAAGGCGAAGTGAAGATCAAGGTCAGTCGAAACGGCATTTGCGGTACCGACATCCACGAATACTACGACGGTCCGGTCCTGATTCCAAAGACTGAGCCACATCCACTGACTGGCAGGACGTTGCCCGTGGTGATCGGGCATGAGTTCTCCGGAACTGTGGTGGAAGTGGGGCCCGACGTCAACGGCATCGAGGAAGGGGATAACGTCGCGATCGAACCGGTGATTCGCTGTGGCATGTGCAGGCCATGTAGGTCCGGCTTCTACAACGTGTGCAGATGTGTCGGCTTTCAGGGACTCTCGTCCGATGGCGGCATGGCGGAATATGCGGTCGTACCGAGCCACATGGTTCACAAGCTACCCGGCAACGTCCCCGTCGAAATGGGCGCGCTAGTCGAGCCGATGGCGGTCGCCTACCATGCGGCCACCCTCGGGGAAGTGACCAACCAGAGTCGTACGCTTATTTTCGGCGCGGGTCCGATTGGCATAGGTCTGTGGTTCGCTTTGCGCGGTATGGGCGTAACCGAGATCGACGTGGTAGAACCATCGGCGATCCGTCGCAAAGCAATTGAAGGGCTAGGAGCGCGCACTATCGATCCGACGAGCATTGACGTGCCGGCCTTTATCGCGGACAGAACCAACGGTGAAGGAGTCGATGCCGCGTACGACGCGGCTGGCGTGCCGGCGGCAATCTCGTCTGCGTTGAAATCGTTGGGCGAGCACCGGACTCTTGTGAGTGTTGCGATCTACGACAAGCCAATGCTTACACCATTGCTCGAGACCGTTATGCGTGAACGGCGCATACAGGGGACGCTCTGTTACACAGGCAAGGACTACAAGAGCGTGATCGATCTGATGGAGCGCGGACACTACAGGACCACGGGTTGGGTGGAAACCGTGCCGCTGGAGAATGTGCTTTCAGAAGGTTTCGAGGAACTGCGAGCTGGGCGGAAAATGAAAGTGTTGGTTGACCCGGCACAATAG
- a CDS encoding LacI family DNA-binding transcriptional regulator, whose protein sequence is MATIKEVAELAGVTPTTVSNVLRDRGRVGTATRERVLNAVAAKGYRPNLNARALVERRAPTLALMLGCITNPFYPEFTLQTNNAARRHGRFLLVCNTDYEPDGGSGFLAEVAGSLSDGVLVANTGSLQVDELKSIQATGTPVVISVWEFPDVDPGIPCVAFDSHKAGYIATDHLLDLGHSRIGALVGSEKNGIHGGRYKGFCDALRARKVKHLKTDARFGTDSYQGGFDAALDLLTSTPDLTAIFVSNDLPALGALNAAASLGFNVPEDLSIVGITNIELTSQSRPALTTVAIPTAEMAEKSVDLLIKLASNDPDAPAMVRTADPVLIKRASTAAPKSRATK, encoded by the coding sequence ATGGCTACGATCAAGGAAGTCGCGGAACTGGCGGGCGTGACGCCCACAACGGTATCGAATGTGCTTCGCGACAGGGGACGTGTCGGAACTGCGACGCGCGAAAGAGTATTGAATGCCGTCGCGGCGAAGGGTTACCGCCCAAACCTGAACGCACGCGCTCTGGTCGAGCGTCGCGCACCAACGCTCGCTCTCATGCTGGGGTGCATCACCAATCCGTTTTATCCCGAATTTACCTTGCAGACTAACAATGCCGCTCGACGGCACGGGCGCTTCCTTTTAGTTTGCAACACTGACTATGAACCGGATGGCGGGAGTGGATTTCTGGCAGAGGTAGCGGGTTCGCTGTCCGATGGAGTTCTCGTGGCGAACACCGGCAGCCTTCAGGTCGACGAGCTTAAATCCATTCAGGCAACGGGCACGCCAGTCGTAATTTCCGTCTGGGAGTTTCCAGACGTCGACCCCGGCATTCCCTGCGTCGCCTTCGATTCCCACAAGGCAGGGTATATCGCCACGGACCATTTGCTTGACCTGGGTCACAGTCGAATTGGCGCGCTGGTGGGCAGCGAAAAAAATGGCATTCACGGTGGCCGGTACAAGGGCTTCTGCGACGCCCTGCGAGCCAGGAAGGTCAAGCATCTCAAGACAGACGCTCGGTTCGGCACCGACTCATATCAAGGTGGTTTCGATGCCGCTCTCGACTTGCTAACCTCGACTCCCGATCTCACAGCGATTTTTGTGTCGAATGACCTGCCTGCGCTCGGTGCGCTGAACGCAGCGGCCTCGCTGGGGTTCAATGTCCCCGAAGATCTTTCGATCGTGGGCATCACAAACATCGAATTGACGAGCCAGTCGCGACCAGCGCTAACCACGGTTGCGATTCCAACGGCCGAGATGGCAGAGAAAAGTGTGGACCTCCTCATCAAGCTGGCATCTAATGACCCCGATGCACCAGCAATGGTGCGAACGGCAGATCCGGTGTTGATAAAGCGTGCGTCCACGGCTGCGCCAAAGAGCCGCGCCACAAAATAA
- a CDS encoding ABC transporter ATP-binding protein yields MAAISLRNISKQFDGNAPVLRDVNLEIGHDEFCVFLGPSGCGKSTLLRIIAGLEDPSEGEISIGGRAVNSVPPAKRGVAMVFQSYALFPHMTVAENMSFGLKLAKVSASEVDRKVEEAARILQLQSLLDRKPAALSGGQRQRVAIGRAIVREPGVFLFDEPLSNLDATLRGQTRVEIARIHRRFNEASTVYVTHDQVEAMTLADKIVLLNVSRDAAEAGSIAQVGSPMDLYLRPNSRFVAGFIGSPQMNFLPSRVSSTDRSATTITLSKSQEQVRFENTHGRLGPGQSVTLGVRPEHISVDEGYADGRARSGGASLTRTVSLIERLGEQSYLHCSEPDGTTILVKVQGNTSVRPGESVKLTFDPASCHLFTDEGLAV; encoded by the coding sequence GTGGCAGCCATATCCTTGCGAAACATCTCGAAGCAATTTGACGGTAACGCGCCCGTCCTGCGCGACGTCAATCTGGAAATTGGTCACGATGAGTTTTGCGTCTTCCTCGGCCCCTCGGGCTGCGGCAAGTCAACTCTCCTGCGAATAATTGCAGGTCTCGAGGACCCAAGCGAAGGCGAGATCTCAATAGGCGGCCGCGCCGTTAATTCGGTGCCTCCAGCCAAACGCGGTGTGGCGATGGTGTTTCAGAGTTATGCGCTATTTCCGCATATGACGGTTGCGGAAAACATGAGCTTCGGTCTGAAACTGGCCAAGGTTAGCGCCTCGGAAGTCGATCGAAAAGTCGAAGAGGCCGCGAGGATTCTCCAACTTCAATCGCTGCTGGACCGAAAACCAGCAGCACTATCGGGAGGCCAACGCCAACGCGTTGCTATCGGGCGAGCCATCGTTCGCGAGCCCGGTGTGTTCCTTTTCGACGAGCCACTCTCCAATCTTGATGCCACGCTGCGCGGCCAGACAAGAGTGGAAATTGCACGTATCCACCGGCGTTTCAACGAGGCAAGTACGGTCTACGTGACACACGACCAGGTTGAGGCGATGACCTTGGCAGACAAAATTGTGTTGCTTAATGTGAGTCGTGATGCCGCCGAGGCAGGGAGCATCGCACAGGTCGGTTCCCCTATGGACCTCTATCTGCGCCCGAACAGCCGCTTCGTTGCGGGGTTTATCGGGTCTCCACAGATGAATTTTTTGCCATCAAGAGTAAGCAGTACTGATCGGTCCGCCACCACTATCACCCTCTCGAAGTCCCAAGAGCAGGTTCGCTTTGAGAATACCCACGGACGACTGGGACCAGGACAGTCTGTGACGCTCGGCGTGCGCCCTGAACATATCTCTGTCGATGAAGGTTATGCAGATGGTCGCGCACGATCTGGAGGGGCGAGCTTGACCCGCACCGTCTCGCTTATCGAGCGACTTGGCGAGCAAAGCTATCTGCATTGCAGCGAACCTGACGGGACGACGATTTTAGTAAAGGTCCAGGGCAATACGTCAGTGCGCCCTGGTGAGTCCGTAAAGCTCACCTTCGATCCGGCGTCGTGCCATCTGTTCACCGACGAAGGCCTCGCCGTATAA